A single region of the Vicia villosa cultivar HV-30 ecotype Madison, WI linkage group LG4, Vvil1.0, whole genome shotgun sequence genome encodes:
- the LOC131595404 gene encoding phosphatidate cytidylyltransferase 1-like, translated as MQKDTTSSSSPSTNTGRVRHRKRSNEVIPEVSKSNGAQLLVNDKSKYKSMLIRAYSSVWMIGSFVLIIYMGHLYITAMIVVIQIFMARELFNLLRRAHEDKQLPGFRLLNWHFFFTAMLFVYGRILSQRLVNTVNSDKVLYRLVSSLIKYHMVVCYSLYITGFIWFILTLKKKMYKYQFGQYAWTHMILIVVFGQSSFTVPSIFEGIFWFLLPATLIVINDIAAYFFGFFFGKTPLIKLSPKKTWEGFIGASVTTIISAFMLANIMGRSPWFTCPRKDLSTGWLDCDPGLLFKPESYSLLGWTPQWFPWKEISILPVQWHALCLGLFASIIAPFGGFFASGFKRAFKIKDFGDSIPGHGGITDRMDCQMVMAVFAYIYHQSFVVPQSLSVEMLLDQILMNLSFDEQEALYRRLGEMLQQGIERMS; from the exons ATGCAAAAGGATACTACTAGTAGTAGTTCTCCGTCAACTAACACTGGACGGGTTAGGCACCGGAAACGCTCTAATGAG GTTATTCCAGAAGTTAGTAAATCAAACGGTGCTCAGTTACTTGTTAATGACAAAAGCAAATACAAGTCCATGTTAATTCGTGCATATTCATCTGTTTGGATGATTGGGAGCTTTGTGTTGATCATCTATATGGGTCACCTCTACATTACTGCAATGATTGTGGTCATTCAAATCTTCATGGCAAGAGAACTTTTCAATCTACTCCGCCGAGCTCATGAAGATAAGCAGCTTCCAGGATTTAGGCTATTAAATTG GCATTTTTTCTTCACTGCAATGCTATTTGTTTATGGACGTATTCTGAGTCAGCGCCTGGTTAACACAGTAAATTCCGACAAGGTTTTATATCGGCTTGTGAGCAGTCTTATAAAGTATCATATGGTTGTCTGCTATTCCCTGTACATTACAG GATTCATATGGTTTATTCTcacattgaagaagaagatgtacaAGTATCAATTTGGCCAGTATGCTTGGACACACATGATTCTGATTGTTGTATTTGGGCAGTCCTCTTTCACCGTGCCAAGCATTTTTGAAGGGATTTTCTG GTTTCTTCTTCCAGCAACACTTATTGTCATTAATGACATTGCTGCTTATTTCTTTGGTTTCTTCTTTGGAAAAACCCCTTTGATTAAGTTGTCGCCAAAGAAAACCTGGGAGGGTTTTATTGGGGCATCTGTTACAACCATCATATCTGCATTCATG CTTGCCAACATCATGGGTCGTTCTCCGTGGTTTACATGTCCAAGGAAG GATCTATCAACTGGTTGGCTTGACTGTGATCCTGGTCTACTGTTTAAGCCAGAATCTTACTCGTTGTTAGGATGGACTCCTCAATGG TTTCCTTGGAAAGAAATATCAATCCTACCAGTTCAATGGCATGCTTTATGtcttggtttgtttgcttcaatTATTGCACCTTTCGGAGGCTTCTTTGCAAGTGGTTTCAAAAGGGCTTTTAAAATAAAG GATTTTGGTGATAGTATTCCAGGACATGGTGGAATTACCGACAGAATGGACTGCCAG ATGGTTATGGCTGTGTTTGCGTATATATATCATCAGTCCTTTGTTGTGCCGCAAAGTTTATCGGTTGAAATGCTTTTGGACcag ATATTGATGAACCTATCATTCGATGAACAAGAAGCTCTGTATAGGAGGCTTGGGGAAATGTTGCAACAAGGAATTGAAAGGATGTCTTAG
- the LOC131595405 gene encoding alkaline ceramidase, with product MAETISSFWGPVTSTIECCEKNYAYSSYIAEFFNTISNIPTILLALIGLINAFRQRFEKRFSVLHVSNMTLAFGSMLYHATLQHVQQQSDETPMVWEILLYMYILYSPDWHYRSTMPIFLFLYGVAFAGVHSFVRFGIGFKVHYVFLCLLCIPRMYKYYIYTADACAKLIAKLYVATLLLGSLFWLCDRVFCKEISQWPVNPQGHALWHVFMGFNSYFANTFLMFCRAQQRGWSPKIVCLFGVLPYVKIEKPKSQ from the exons ATGGCAGAAACGATATCTAGCTTTTGGGGTCCAGTTACGTCAACTATAGAGTGTTGTGAAAAAAATTATGCATATTCATCTTATATTGCAGAATTTTTCAACACAATATCCAACATTCCGACCATTCTTTTGGCTCTCATTGGTCTTATAAATGCTTTTAGACAACGGTTTGAGAAAAGATTTAGTGTTCTTCACGTATCTAATATGACACTTGCCTTTGGAAGCATGTTATACCATGCTACCTTACAACATGT GCAACAGCAGAGTGACGAAACTCCTATGGTGTGGGAGATTCTTCTGTACATGTACATCCTCTACTCTCCGGATTGGCACTATCGTAGTACAATGCccatattcctatttctgtatgGTGTTGCTTTTGCTGGTGTCCATTCGTTTGTCCGTTTTGGCATTGGCTTCAAAGTCCACTACGTCTTTCTCTGTCTCCTATGCATTCCAAGAATGTACAAGTATTACATCTACACCGCAGATGCGTGTGCCAAGCTGATAGCAAAGCTATATGTAGCCACTCTTCTATTAGGAAGTTTGTTTTGGCTATGTGATCGAGTTTTCTGCAAGGAGATATCCCAATGGCCGGTTAATCCACAGGGCCATGCTTTATGGCATGTTTTCATGGGCTTCAATTCCTACTTTGCAAACACGTTCTTGATGTTTTGCCGGGCTCAACAACGTGGCTGGTCTCCGAAAATCGTTTGTTTATTTGGTGTTTTGCCGTATGTGAAGATTGAGAAACCAAAAAGCCAATAA